From one Montipora capricornis isolate CH-2021 chromosome 10, ASM3666992v2, whole genome shotgun sequence genomic stretch:
- the LOC138021090 gene encoding uncharacterized protein: protein MYWASEHIHLVENSPCHPAGQQDLNQTMSASQWIVTSYSLLFYVVLFVLGAVSVCSQTCVKICSSQAMLIVFLIGAMMDLVHMFTNSHNLELNIYFRLTACILIGIVFVVFGAVLFFSTAEGVDNRQHTLQKQQPSMGFVVAAITIPLIIVECFLLAATWASRKLNDSFELSNPWTLIVSDKLVFLLQKIIQAITYCNVLRYKTFSPRYIENAKFYFKILAFFNFIEWVDSQVNEDSDVQLSGENVVYEAWFDVFVTFYKALIIDYRLLCSLLFLEHALEDADGGADNNEGDATCTRSLNMQLRKHRNFGVLVGFTSLSAPIFCALYYVPKLHMPAWVHAFSMAVNLAIIGFGVIFLKTGDFMSEERNSTTGRGLSGVKMMVRSSFVSKNILNFPSYCDVHF, encoded by the coding sequence ATGTATTGGGCTAGCGAGCACATACACTTGGTTGAGAACTCTCCATGTCATCCAGCCGGTCAACAAGATCTCAACCAAACCATGAGTGCCTCTCAGTGGATTGTAACCTCGTACTCGCTGTTGTTTTACGTAGTGCTATTCGTATTGGGTGCTGTTAGTGTATGTTCTCAGACTTGCGTAAAGATTTGCTCTTCCCAGGCAATGCTGATAGTGTTTCTCATCGGCGCTATGATGGATCTCGTGCACATGTTTACCAATTCACACAACCTTGAACTCAATATCTACTTTCGTTTAACTGCCTGCATTCTAATCGGAATAGTGTTTGTCGTTTTTGGCGCTGTATTGTTCTTTTCAACAGCAGAAGGAGTGGACAACCGGCAGCATactttgcaaaaacaacaacCTTCCATGGGATTCGTAGTGGCAGCGATAACGATCCCTTTGATAATTGTCGAGTGTTTCCTTCTCGCAGCCACCTGGGCTTCTAGGAAACTTAACGATTCATTTGAACTCAGCAACCCTTGGACCCTTATTGTGTCAGACAAGCTAGTCTTTTTACTTCAGAAGATCATTCAGGCAATTACCTATTGCAATGTTCTGAGgtacaaaacattttctcctcgatACATTGAGAATgcgaaattttattttaaaatcttggCGTTTTTTAACTTTATTGAGTGGGTGGATTCTCAAGTAAATGAAGACAGTGACGTGCAGTTGAGTGGAGAAAACGTGGTTTACGAAGCCTGGTTTGATGTGTTCGTAACATTTTACAAAGCGTTGATCATAGACTATCGCCTCTTGTGTTCCCTTCTTTTCCTCGAGCACGCCTTAGAAGACGCTGACGGCGGGGCGGACAACAACGAAGGCGATGCAACATGTACAAGAAGTCTGAATATGCAACTAAGAAAACACCGAAACTTTGGCGTTCTGGTCGGCTTCACCAGCCTGTCTGCACCGATATTCTGTGCCCTGTATTACGTACCGAAGCTGCATATGCCAGCCTGGGTACACGCATTTTCTATGGCTGTAAATTTGGCAATCATTGGCTTCGGGGTGATCTTTCTAAAAACCGGTGACTTCATGTCTGAGGAAAGGAATTCTACAACTGGGCGGGGACTGTCTGGTGTCAAAATGATGGTACGTAGCTCATTTGTGTCCAAAAATATTCTGAACTTCCCGTCCTATTGTGATGTTCATTTTTAG